One region of Acropora muricata isolate sample 2 chromosome 13, ASM3666990v1, whole genome shotgun sequence genomic DNA includes:
- the LOC136896438 gene encoding threonine synthase-like 1, whose translation MFLLRPPKLNFPHSCLSVVRANCRAIFIAIHFSQGKCKQQVRFLTRNFKSTALRSYSSNAARFQDDRKKGNNIILMGSPGAGKTTVGRILGHHLGKDVIDVDDDVLEKVWGISVAEKLSEVGSHGFVDAEGQAVMQFSASDSVISLSGSNPMHREAMNYIKSLGDVIYLDVADDDILNRLAAMKVNRVISQASGISMSEILQYRKQFYESSYDVRVSCAPGDSAEEIATKTLKTLKETQDEIGFISTREERAETDERPGFLDVVLEGLSPDGGLFVPRRQLPFFTEGQWERLVDCSYQERALRILEAWVSPSELHPSSLRTMIDLAYSTNFEHEAIAPVIKLDDQFFIQKLFHGPTASFKDLALQLTPQFFSEGVSRKETSGEQVKYLILVATSGDTGSAVLEGFKGSSNIKVMVLYPQKGISTVQKSQMTAADGRNTCVIGVESDFDFCQSSIKTIFNDLPFSKKLKDSHNVKLSAANLLNWGRLLPQVVYHASAYLDLVKSGVISMGEAADFCVPTGNFGNILGAYYAKAMGIPLNNLICASNENNILTEFFCAGSYNMASRRLKQTISPSIDILKSSNLERLLYHATENNGAAVANWMASLEQDKYFKVSDDIRKELSTIFKADCTTDDKYLKTLKSAHEQTGYILDTHTAVAMDVASRFAHASRPMIVSATAHYSKFAFDVLRGLGEFPSCHEPRSLLSSLKKLDARPAMHANLEAVVTRPQIHKGQCEANINAVMNQVESFVEK comes from the exons ATGTTTCTTCTTCGACCTCCTAAACTCAATTTTCCCCACTCGTGTTTATCTGTAGTCCGCGCAAATTGTCGCGCGATTTTCATTGCCATACACTTCTCCCAGGGAAAATGTAAACAACAAGTGCGTTTTCTTACAAGAAACTTCAAGTCGACGGCTCTCAGGAGCTACTCAAGTAATGCAGCAAGATTTCAAGATGATCGAAAG AAAGGCAACAACATTATTCTCATGGGAAGTCCTGGAGCGGGAAAAACAACTGTAGGAAGGATTCTTGGCCACCATCTTGGTAAAGATGTCATTGATGTCGATGATGATGTCTTGGAGAAAGTGTGGGGAATTTCAGTGGCAGAAAAG TTATCCGAAGTTGGATCCCATGGCTTTGTTGATGCAGAGGGTCAGGCAGTCATGCAATTTTCCGCCAGCGACTCAGTCATTTCTCTGAGTGGCTCCAATCCGATGCACAGAGAAGCCATGAATTACATTAAATCCCTTGGTGATGTCATCTACTTAGATGTCGCAGATGATGACATCTTAAATCGTCTCGCTGCGATGAAAGTGAATAGAGTTATTTCCCAAGCCT ccg GAATCAGTATGAGTGAAATTCTTCAGTATCGGAAGCAATTTTACGAGTCCAGCTACGACGTGCGCGTTTCATGTGCGCCAGGTGATTCGGCCGAAGAAATTGCCACCAAAACTTTGAAAACACTGAAGGAGACACAGGACGAGATAGGGTTCATCAGCACGAGAGAAGAACGCGCGGAAACAGATGAAAGACCAGGATTTTTAGATGTTGTTTTAGAAGGTCTGTCCCCTGATGGAGGTCTTTTTGTACCGAGGAGACAATTGCCATTCTTTACTGAAG GTCAGTGGGAAAGGTTAGTGGATTGCAGTTACCAGGAAAGAGCGCTGCGTATCTTGGAGGCCTGGGTGTCACCAAGTGAACTCCACCCGTCCTCTCTGCGGACAATGATCGACTTAGCCTACTCCACTAATTTTGAGCACGAAGCCATTGCGCCTGTCATCAAGCTCGATGACCAGTTCTTCATTCAAAAACTTTTCCACGGCCCCACAGCTTCGTTCAAAGATCTTGCTTTGCAGTTAACGCCACAGTTTTTCAGCGAAGGGGTTTCCAGAAAGGAAACCAGCGGGGAACAAGTGAAATATCTGATACTTGTTGCTACTTCAGGTGATACAGGAAGTGCAGTGCTAGAGGGGTTTAAAG GGAGCTCCAACATTAAAGTTATGGTCCTTTATCCGCAAAAAGGAATTAGCACGGTACAGAAATCCCAGATGACAGCTGCCGATGGGAGAAACACGTGCGTTATTGGTGTAGAGAGTGACTTTGACTTTTGTCAGTCTTCGATAAAGACAATCTTTAACGATTTGCCTTTTAGCAAGAAACTTAAGGACTCCCACAACGTGAAACTAAGCGCTGCTAATTTGTTGAACTGGGGAAGGCTTTTGCCCCAAGTTGTTTATCATGCTTCGGCTTACTTGGATCTTGTAAAATCAGGTGTTATCTCGATGGGTGAAGCAGCAGATTTTTGTGTACCTACTGGGAACTTCGGAAATATTCTGGGAGCTTATTATGCCAAG GCCATGGGCATACCGCTGAACAATCTGATCTGCGCTTCAAACGAGAACAATATTCTGACGGAGTTTTTCTGCGCCGGGTCTTACAATATGGCTTCGCGCCGATTAAAACAGACCATTTCCCCGTCAATTGATATACTGAAGTCCTCGAATTTGGAAAGGCTCCTTTACCACGCAACAGAGAACAACGGAGCAGCAGTAGCGAATTGGATGGCGTCTTTGGAACAAGACAAGTATTTTAAG GTTTCCGATGACATTCGCAAGGAGCTGTCTACCATATTCAAAGCTGACTGTACAACAGATGACAAGTATCTCAAAACGCTGAAATCCGCACACGAGCAAACGGGTTACATCTTGGATACCCATACAGCAGTTGCTATGGACGTAGCGAGTCGGTTTGCGCATGCTAGCAGACCAATGATTGTTTCAGCGACTGCGCATTACAGCAAGTTTGCTTTTGATGTGCTGAGGGGACTAGGAGAATTCCCCTCGTGCCACGAGCCTCGCAGTTTGCTTTCCAGCTTGAAGAAACTCGACGCTCGGCCTGCAATGCATGCGAACCTAGAAGCGGTTGTCACTCGTCCGCAAATACACAAAGGCCAATGTGAAGCTAATATTAATGCTGTTATGAACCAGGTTGAAAGCTTCGTAGAGAAGTAG